The DNA sequence GCCCGCCAGTTTCTGGGCCGGATGGAAAAGCCCGACGTCGAATATATCAAAGGTGTGTCCCCCGCCATTGCCATCGAACAGAAAGTGTCGACCCGCAATCCGCGCTCTACCGTTGGTACCTCCACAGAGATCTACGACTACCTGAAGCTCCTCTACGGCCGGGTTGGCATAACGTACTCTCCGCTGTCGGGCAACGAAGTTAGGAAGGACACCGTCACTGATGTTGTCAACTTCATCTACGGCTTTGAAGCTGGCCAGCGTGTCATGATCATGGCTCCGCTACAGATTCGGGAAGGCCGCACGCTGGCGCAGGAACTGAATATCCTGCTTCAGAAAGGCTATACCCGTATCGTAGCCGATGGTGCCGTGCTCCAGATTGAAGAAGTCCTCGAAGACGAAGAGCAGAAACTGGCGGCCAAGCAGGAAAACCTGGGCCTGGCTGCGGTGTCCGACAATCTGGAAATCCTCGTTGACCGGAGCACTGTGCTCTACGACGATAATGGCGCGCCGGACGACGACAACCTTTACCGCTTTTCTGACTCCGTTCAGACTGCTTTCAACGAAGGCGATGGCAACTGCCGCGTCGATGTCGTAGGAAAATCCGGTGAGGTCCAGGCGTCGCGGGTATTCTCCGACAAGTTTGAGCTGGATGGCATTGTGTTCGAGGAGCCCAGTGTCAACCTCTTCACGTTCAACAACCCCTACGGTGCCTGCCGCCGGTGCGATGGCTTCGGCAAAGTACTCGGTATTGATCCCGACCTCGTCATTCCCGACAAAAACCTGTCCGTTTTTGAGGGAGCTATCATGCCGTGGCGGAGCGAAAAAATGAATCAGGAATTCCTGAAACCACTGCTGAAAAACGGTATCCGGTTCGACTTCCCGATTCACCGCCCCTACAAAGACCTTACCTACGACGAGCAGGAACTGCTCTGGACGGGCAATAACTATTTCGATGGCCTGAACTCGTTCTTTGCCTACGTCGAAAGCCAGACCTTCAAGGTTCAGTACCGGGTCATGCTCTCGCGGTATCGCGGGAAAACCGTTTGTCCGGAGTGCCGGGGGTCGCGTTTACGCAAAGATGCCTCCTACGTAAAAGTAGCGGGCAAGAGCATTACCGATCTCGTACTGATGCCCCTCACGCAGGTGACAGCCTTTTTCCGAGATATTGAGTTACCCGCTCACCAGCATCAGGTTGCCAACCGGATTCTGGTCGAGATCCGAAACCGGCTCGACTATATGGAGCGCGTGGGTCTGGGCTATCTTACCCTGAACCGGTTAACGAATACTCTGTCGGGTGGCGAGTACCAGCGAATCAAGCTGGCAACGTCGCTCGGGTCGGCGCTGGTAGGGTCTATGTATATTCTGGACGAACCAAGCATTGGCCTGCACCCACGCGATACACAGCGGCTGGTGAGCGTACTGGAATCTCTGCGCGATATGGGGAACACGGTTATCGTAGTAGAGCACGAAGAAGAAGTCATGCGGGCGGCCGATCAGCTTATTGACATCGGTCCGGACGCCGGTTCACTCGGGGGCCACCTTGTATTTCAGGGTACCTGGGCCGACATTGAGGAGTCGACAACTCCTCACGCTCGGAACGCTGGCGGCTCGCTCCTCACGCCCGACTCCTCCGTATCCCATACCATCGACTTTCTCACCGGTCGGGAAACGGTACCGGTACCTACCTTCCGGCGGAAGTCGGCCAACTTTATCGAGTTGAAGGGCGCGCGGGAAAATAACCTCAAAAGCGTTGACGTACGGTTTCCCCTCAACACGCTTACCGTAGTAACGGGGGTGTCGGGATCGGGCAAAAGTACGCTTATCCGTAAGGTACTGTTTCCGGCGCTGGCGCGTCAGAAAGGCGAGTCGGCCGAAGAGTCGGGTAAGTACGATTCGCTGACCGGATCGCTCGACCGGGTATCGGCAGTGGAAATGATCGACCAGAACCCCATCGGTAAATCGAGCCGGTCAAACCCGGTTACGTATATCAAGGCCTACGACTACCTGCGGCAGGTTATGGCCGACCAGCCCGTATCGAAATCACGAGGCTACAAGCCAAGTCACTTCTCGTTCAACGTCGACGGGGGACGCTGCGAAGTGTGCCAGGGTGAAGGCGAAGTGAAGATCGAGATGCAGTTCATGGCCGACATCTACCTCAAGTGCGAAGGCTGCGGGGGCAAACGCTTCAAGCAGGAAGTGTTGGAGGTGATGCTCCACGATAAAAACGTGTCGGATATCTTGGACATGACCGTCGATGAAGCGATTGACTTCTTCCGGCAGTTTGAGCCCAAAATGGCCGACAAACTACAGCCGTTGCAGGACGTAGGCCTGGGCTATATCGGGCTGGGACAGTCGGCGAACACGCTGTCGGGGGGGGAAGCGCAACGGGTGAAGCTGGCATCTTTCCTCGGAAAAGGCAACCCCAACAAGGGCAGTACGCTGTTCATTTTCGACGAACCCACCACCGGTCTGCACTTCCACGACATTCGTAAGTTACTGAAAGCCATCAATGCGCTGGTCGATCAGGGCGATTCAGTCATCATCATCGAGCACAATATGGAGGTCATTAAAAACGCCGACCATATCATCGACCTAGGTCCCGAAGGTGGCGAAACGGGCGGATACGTCACGTTTACCGGTACCCCGGAAGAAATGGTCAAACTAACCGATGGTAATTTCACCGCGCAATACCTGCGAGGGAAAGTATAATTCGTTTACCTACAGAAAGGCCCGGCCCGCTTGACACTCTCAAGCGGGCCGGGCCTTTCTGTAGGTAAGAAACAACTACTCCAATCAATACCCTGGATTTTGCTTCAACTGCGGAGAAACGTTGAGTACGTTTTGACCGATGGGGAAAATGGCAGTGTGATTATCAGCATCCGGTTGTTTGTCCCACCACGTACCCGAGTTGAACACACCCCAGCGGATCATATCCGTGCGACGACGTGACTCGACCAGAAACTCCCGGCCCCACTCATCGAGCATCTCTTGGTCGGTCAGTTGGCTACCGTCGGGTTTGTACAAACTCGGCGAATTCGCCGGGTAATTCCGGGCCCGGACGGCATTCAACAGCACCGCAGCCCCGGCTTTATCGCCCGCCCGATATTTGCACTCGGCCAGCGAGTAATAGATTTCGGCTAAGCGAATTTCGGCGTAGGCCGATGAAATTTTGTTGGGGTCGCTGCTGGGGTAATACGGGTACTTGACCGGCGTAAGACCCGAATTCTGATCGGCATTGTTCATGTTCGAGGTCTTGTTGATAAT is a window from the Spirosoma rigui genome containing:
- the uvrA gene encoding excinuclease ABC subunit UvrA, with translation MISPTETERRNAETQRSVDHLDPKQFIIIKGAKVHNLKGIDVAIPRNKLVVLTGLSGSGKSSLAFDTLFAEGQRMYVESLSSYARQFLGRMEKPDVEYIKGVSPAIAIEQKVSTRNPRSTVGTSTEIYDYLKLLYGRVGITYSPLSGNEVRKDTVTDVVNFIYGFEAGQRVMIMAPLQIREGRTLAQELNILLQKGYTRIVADGAVLQIEEVLEDEEQKLAAKQENLGLAAVSDNLEILVDRSTVLYDDNGAPDDDNLYRFSDSVQTAFNEGDGNCRVDVVGKSGEVQASRVFSDKFELDGIVFEEPSVNLFTFNNPYGACRRCDGFGKVLGIDPDLVIPDKNLSVFEGAIMPWRSEKMNQEFLKPLLKNGIRFDFPIHRPYKDLTYDEQELLWTGNNYFDGLNSFFAYVESQTFKVQYRVMLSRYRGKTVCPECRGSRLRKDASYVKVAGKSITDLVLMPLTQVTAFFRDIELPAHQHQVANRILVEIRNRLDYMERVGLGYLTLNRLTNTLSGGEYQRIKLATSLGSALVGSMYILDEPSIGLHPRDTQRLVSVLESLRDMGNTVIVVEHEEEVMRAADQLIDIGPDAGSLGGHLVFQGTWADIEESTTPHARNAGGSLLTPDSSVSHTIDFLTGRETVPVPTFRRKSANFIELKGARENNLKSVDVRFPLNTLTVVTGVSGSGKSTLIRKVLFPALARQKGESAEESGKYDSLTGSLDRVSAVEMIDQNPIGKSSRSNPVTYIKAYDYLRQVMADQPVSKSRGYKPSHFSFNVDGGRCEVCQGEGEVKIEMQFMADIYLKCEGCGGKRFKQEVLEVMLHDKNVSDILDMTVDEAIDFFRQFEPKMADKLQPLQDVGLGYIGLGQSANTLSGGEAQRVKLASFLGKGNPNKGSTLFIFDEPTTGLHFHDIRKLLKAINALVDQGDSVIIIEHNMEVIKNADHIIDLGPEGGETGGYVTFTGTPEEMVKLTDGNFTAQYLRGKV